In Sphingomonas panacisoli, one genomic interval encodes:
- a CDS encoding polysaccharide biosynthesis/export family protein — MAMMAIPLSAPATAQATADTSATQATYTINAGDELEIYVWGEERLQRVLHVLPDGTIAFPLVGQLRVQGLLPQAVERLVSERLKSQYKGDVPNVTVSVRSPVGLSFSVVGKVRSPGSFNPGRYINVLDAVSLAGGPADFANLDGVSIIRHQGSQLITLKVKLGSVFKGSASGSTLDKTNIVPLVAGDIVVVP; from the coding sequence ATGGCAATGATGGCAATCCCGCTTTCGGCACCGGCCACCGCACAAGCGACGGCCGACACCAGTGCAACCCAAGCCACCTATACGATCAATGCCGGCGACGAGCTGGAGATCTACGTCTGGGGCGAAGAGCGGCTCCAGCGTGTTCTCCACGTATTGCCCGACGGCACGATCGCGTTCCCGCTGGTCGGTCAGTTGCGGGTGCAGGGGCTCCTGCCGCAAGCGGTCGAGCGCCTCGTGAGCGAGCGTCTGAAAAGCCAGTATAAGGGCGACGTGCCCAACGTTACGGTGTCGGTCCGCTCGCCGGTCGGCCTGTCGTTCTCGGTGGTCGGTAAGGTGCGGTCGCCCGGGTCGTTCAACCCAGGTCGCTACATCAACGTGCTCGACGCGGTCAGCCTAGCCGGCGGCCCGGCGGACTTCGCCAATCTCGACGGCGTATCGATCATCCGCCACCAGGGCAGTCAGTTGATCACGCTGAAGGTGAAGCTGGGGTCGGTGTTCAAGGGCAGCGCGAGCGGCAGCACACTCGACAAGACTAACATTGTCCCGCTGGTGGCGGGCGATATCGTCGTCGTACCGTAA